TGGCTCCAAAGGCCAAGCTATGAACGTATATCTGGATAGGGCGCATTTCTCATTTTTCATCTGTTGTAGCATCCTATCACATAGCAGATGACGGGATGCTTTTGGTGCATGCCATATTGAACATAGTTGTGACGAGAAGAAATTCCCAAATAGACGCTACCAAGGCCTATCATATTACACAGAAGCACAGATCTCACTAggtctttcttttcattttggCTCTGTGTTTTCTGTCTGCTTGAAGATACAAGGGAAGTGACATCATCATGATATCCATGAGCCCCTATTACCACGTTCATATACTCTGAGATTCAAGATTTAGCAGCAATTGGAAGACACTCGGATGGTTGATTGGAGCAACAGATGACCTACAAATGATTGCATCGCTGCAACAGGTAAAAAATCCGACTCGAACAGGTTTGAGCTTCTATTTTCTTGACTGGTCACCCTTTTAAATCATCTATAAAGACAGCCATGCCGCGGTTCTCAATACCAGCTCTCCAAAAGAGTCAAACAGCTCTAACATCAACTCCATCGAACCGAGTCCTCCAGCTCTCTCCTTGTCTACTTTCTCGTCACTTCAGATTAACTTCCCCCAGAGAATCCCCCATTTCAGACAAGACCAAAATGGCAGTCAATGAAAGTAACCAAAGCTTCAAGCTTGAAAACCTGTTCAATGTGAAGGACAAAGGTAAACTGTACATAATGACCCCTATCCAACAACCTCATTCTAACACCACCAGTGGCCCTCGTCACAGGCGGTGGCTCAGGAATCGGTCTCATGGCAGCGCAAGCCTTAGCCGTGAATGGAGCCAAAGTATACATAACCGGGCGCACAGCAGAGAAACTCGACCGCGTCGCCACACTCTACGACAACGGCAACATAAGCGGCAAAATAATCCCGCTGCCAGCCGACGTCACCAAGAAAGACGAGATCCGCAGACTAGCCTCGGAGATCTCCACGCGCGAAGGCCACCTCTCCATCTTAATGAACAACGCCGGAATATCCAGCTCAACGCAAAAGACAGAGCCCGAAGACGCATCCGAGCTCCGTGAGTCCCTCTTCGACGACCCAGCTGCGACATTCGAGGAGTGGGACTCTGTGTTCCGCACGAACGTCTCACAGCTCTTCTTTATGACCACGGCATTCCTGCCGCTGCTACAGCGTGGCTCCGAGGTCGAACATGGTTGGTCCAGCACGGTGCTCAATACGACTTCCATATCTGGGATTGTGAAGGTCTCGCAGCACCATTTTGCCTATAATGCTTCCAAGGCGGCGGCGATTCATTTGACAAAGATGCTTGCACAGGAGGTTAGTTCGTCGAAGCTGCGGGTTCGGGTTAATAATATTGCCCCTGGGGTTTTTCCTAGTGAGATGACTGCTGGGGAGAGTGATGGAATGCAGAAGAGTCATCTTCCGGTTAAAAAGTATCGGGAGAAGGTTCCTGCTGCACGGCCTGGGAGGGATGCGGATATGGGTGGTGCTGTGCTTTTTGCGGTTTGCAATCAGTACCTGAACGGGCAGACTGTTGTTGTTGATGGGGGGTACGTTCTTGCTGCCGGGACTCTGTGATTGGGGGAAAGGGGGATAGGGCTTGTGTTTGTGCATCATGCATTGGTTTTTTGCTTGAGGATATTGTGAACGCGAGCGATGAGAGATCAAAAATGTATTTGAAAGGAAGGTTTTCTATCCAGGTAAGCATT
Above is a genomic segment from Penicillium digitatum chromosome 3, complete sequence containing:
- a CDS encoding Short chain dehydrogenase/reductase family → MAVNESNQSFKLENLFNVKDKVALVTGGGSGIGLMAAQALAVNGAKVYITGRTAEKLDRVATLYDNGNISGKIIPLPADVTKKDEIRRLASEISTREGHLSILMNNAGISSSTQKTEPEDASELRESLFDDPAATFEEWDSVFRTNVSQLFFMTTAFLPLLQRGSEVEHGWSSTVLNTTSISGIVKVSQHHFAYNASKAAAIHLTKMLAQEVSSSKLRVRVNNIAPGVFPSEMTAGESDGMQKSHLPVKKYREKVPAARPGRDADMGGAVLFAVCNQYLNGQTVVVDGGYVLAAGTL